The proteins below come from a single Micromonospora citrea genomic window:
- a CDS encoding Vms1/Ankzf1 family peptidyl-tRNA hydrolase produces the protein MQLSFLRPLYDRPGPWVSVYLDASADTEDAHPALDLRWRALRNQLQEQRADVATIDAVERVVRGHDPMPGDYGLAVFGARGRVVLSEYLSAPPLRDLAAYTSLPHVMPLLAQRGEQVAWVRVLADRTGADAMAISAGGVPRRAHVTGREDFQLRRVQPGGWSQSRYQRAAMEAWHHNAGDVTAATVELAEKVGADVVVVAGDVRATGVIAAQMPERWQDVMVRTDAGSRAGGADQTLLDDLTVQTIAEVADQRVTAALDRFGMQEDVGAGLDAVVSALQRNQVDTMLIVDDPSATGELWIGPEPTEIATDPGQLAAMSVRDPEKVRADAALVRALVGTDAELTVLGPDEAPELTDGVGAVLRYVDAGTPGRGNA, from the coding sequence GGGCCCTGCGCAACCAACTCCAGGAACAGCGCGCCGACGTGGCGACGATCGACGCGGTCGAACGGGTCGTCCGCGGGCACGACCCGATGCCGGGCGACTACGGTCTGGCGGTCTTCGGCGCCCGGGGGCGCGTGGTGCTGTCGGAGTACCTCTCCGCCCCGCCGCTGCGGGACCTGGCCGCGTACACCTCGCTGCCGCACGTGATGCCGCTGCTGGCGCAGCGCGGCGAGCAGGTGGCGTGGGTGCGGGTGCTGGCGGACCGGACCGGCGCCGACGCCATGGCGATCAGCGCGGGCGGCGTGCCGCGCCGCGCCCACGTGACCGGCCGCGAGGACTTCCAGTTGCGCCGGGTGCAGCCCGGCGGCTGGTCCCAGTCCAGGTACCAGAGGGCCGCCATGGAGGCCTGGCACCACAACGCGGGCGACGTCACGGCGGCGACGGTGGAGCTGGCCGAGAAGGTCGGCGCGGACGTGGTGGTGGTCGCCGGCGACGTGCGGGCCACCGGCGTGATCGCCGCGCAGATGCCGGAGCGCTGGCAGGACGTCATGGTGCGCACGGACGCCGGCTCCCGGGCCGGCGGCGCCGACCAGACCCTGCTCGACGACCTGACCGTGCAGACCATCGCCGAGGTGGCCGACCAGCGGGTGACCGCCGCGCTGGACCGGTTCGGGATGCAGGAGGACGTCGGCGCCGGACTCGACGCCGTCGTCTCGGCCCTGCAACGCAACCAGGTCGACACCATGCTCATCGTCGACGACCCGTCGGCGACCGGGGAGCTGTGGATCGGGCCCGAGCCCACCGAGATCGCCACCGACCCCGGGCAGCTCGCGGCCATGTCCGTACGCGACCCGGAGAAGGTCCGTGCCGACGCCGCGCTGGTGCGCGCGCTGGTCGGCACCGACGCCGAGCTGACCGTGCTCGGCCCCGACGAGGCGCCGGAGCTGACCGACGGCGTCGGGGCGGTGCTGCGGTACGTCGACGCGGGCACGCCGGGGCGTGGGAATGCCTGA